The genome window GTGTGCAACAGGGGCTCTTTAAACACTCTTTTACTCACATCTTGGCACTGTTGGTTTGGCATTATATGTCTCACGTCCTTTTCAGCTCATAGAACATacatttcattcaaaaatgatGGGTTATTCAAAAAGTAATATCATAACTATATAAACTAGAAACTAGAAAGAGGCAAAACATAAAACCAATAAGATTTGACCTTCACATCATATCCGTTTATCGAGATTATATATTGTGCTGTTAAATTGTTCCTGTGAGCTGAATGAGCCAACTTCCATGGAAGCGCTGAGTTTAAATAAAAACGGCATTGTGGTTCACAATTCCTTGTTAATTATTTCCATTGTTCCACGGGGCCGGAAGCCGACCTCCAGAGACAGGCAGTTTCCGTATGCAGCAAATGACCAAAAGCTGGGCTGTGGGCATCACATCCAAATAATCAGGAAAAGCTATTGTTAATAAGAATCTGTCAAACGACATACAAATGACATGTCTTTCATCTATTGCCAAGAACACCCCCCAAAAGAagactagtttaaaaaaaaaataattgtaaaaaattattttaatagtttttgtgaggtaaagcaaaataagaaatatatgtaTACTGTGAGAAATAAAAGtgcaattgcaagttataaagatgcattgtgagaaataaagccacaattatgagaaataaagttgcatttGTGAGATAAACATTTGCAGTGATAAGAAATATAGTGACAGTTGTTAGCTATAAAGTTGCATTGCAAGAAATAGTAacgattatgagatataaagtcgatattgtgagatacaaagtagcaattgtgagatttaaagtccTTATGCAAGAAATAATGTCCAAATTATGACAATAAAGTCGCAGTTGTGAGATACTTTAGATTATAATAAATAAGTTGCAATTGTGATATATGGTGCACAGTTAGAAATAGTCACAATCatgagaaataaatatttaattgttagATACACCATTGCAAtcatgagaaataaagttgcagttGTGAGAAACAGCGAGCAATGAATCTGATATCGTGAGATACAAAGTTCCAACTTCAATAAAGttccaaattaaaagaaattaaaaagtcACAATAATGAATACTAAAACCTAAATTATGACAAATTAAGTTGCAGTTGTAAGATTTAAAGTTTCAttgcaataattaaattaaatgttgtgaGATACAAAGTTGCAATTAGGATAAAGTTTCAATTAAGAAATGAAGTTTTAGTTATGagaaacattttgcatttatgagaaaaaaaaagttggttcTGAGAAGTTGCGATTATGACAAATAAAGCCACAATCGCTAGATACAAAGTTGCAATAATGACTAATAAAGTAGCAATTACcgtttttttctctgaattagAAAAGAACTTCGACACAAACTCATTAATAGTGACAAATTTTTTGTGTCAAGCATATAATGGCAATTATAAactctttttttctgaaattccttctttcccacaatatttttttcctattatGACTCTGCAtggtgtatacagtatattattttcTTCCTGGGCACTACCaaagaaaacatgttttcatcCTTCTAAAGAGACAGTGACAATAAGACATGGCACAGCTGGCCTGAGACACACACTGTCCCCAAAAACACTGACCTCTGATTGAGCACGTAAACACAGCACAACACATTTGTCCtccaaattaatgaaataaagttCTAAGTTGCTGGAATCCAATCTCTAGCACTGAGAAGTCAATACCAAAGCCAGTCAACATACCATGTTATTGCTACTGACGGTTACAGATTCACTTAACAGAATCACAAATGAGTTATTCAGTTCAGACTTTCAGTATAGCCTATAACAGAACGACCTCAGGGCATTTTTTCTGAGATAACACTCGATGCTCATCAAAAGAAATACAGAAGCATCTCTTCTCACCaggataaatgttttatttacacacaACTCAAAAGAGCATAAAACATTGCACGAGGCTGCATCATTTTGCTTGGATCCAGAATCATTTGAAACAAAAGAAATCATTATTCATTTCAGTTACCCAGACTTCTATTTCCTGTTTGTACCACAATGCTCTTAAGACCCTCCTCTTGAATACCAGATGGGGAGTCAGTTGCATCAGCGGGGGTTGCACGTGGGTGGGCTTCCTCCTGTCTACACAGAAGTCTCCGCTGAGACTTCCTATATGCAGCAAACGTCCCCTGTTTACGCACACATGTGGTTGAAATATATTTCCATTAGTCTATAGTTATTAATAATGTCATATATGCAGCTtgaatgacaattctgtcattatttactcaccctcatttggaaaacaaaaagaggatattttgaagaactagTCTATACTATTAAAGTCTATGGAGACCACACTGACTTTCAGTGTATGAAAAAAGCACTGAAACAGTATTATAATCTTTGGTTTTCGCATAAAAAGAAAGGTTGGGagcgacataagggtgagtaaatattacaaaaaattccTTTTTGGTTGAAGTATCCTTGTAAAGTccatttccaattttttttttatccaccaaaTGGAGACGATTAAGCACAAGGGAAAAAGTGAATCTTGAAGGCAGGGCCTTCTAGTGGAAATGATTCACAGGAGACTAAAGGCTGCGTGAAGGGCAGAAACTCCCCTCCTTCCACAGCCTGCGTTTCATTGGCTGAGTCAAGTGATGTCATGGAGTGTGAAACTGTATAAATAGCCCAGCGCTGCTGACATTTAAACAGTATCAAAAGTCTCAGACAATACTATATGTTAACTCGTGGAGCATATTGGGAAACCTCTGGACCTATTAACATGTGTCGATCACTGGAACATCTGCCAAACACCTGTCTGGAAAGGTATGTTTCATATTTACTCAAAAAATAAGAACCGCTTACATAGTGAGAACAGATCACACTGTTCTAAGTAGCTTAACCCAAATATATGCCGTGTTTGATAGTTttcaaaactacatttttaagCAGTGGCTTACAATGCAATAATGAATACTTTTGTTCCTCACAGGGCAAAGGAGCTCAAGGCTCGGTTTGGAAGCTTTCTGCTAAAGCAAGAGCTTAATATAATGGGCCACTCACACAAGACTGAAAAACTGATGCTGGAGGACAGACAGAACTGGTCTTTCCATGAACTCCTGGCTCATAAAGGTAAATTAATATCAACGAGAACGGTGGCAACATAAAGCACATGATTTTCAGACTGTAGAATGAAAGCTATCAGGGTCGTCTAATGTTTTCTTCGTATTTCTTCGCAGAAGGACAGTGTGCCTTCACAATGTTCCTGTCATCGGAGTACAGTGAAGAAAATATAGCTTTCTATTTGGCCTGTGAGGACTACAGGAACACAAAGAGCTCCTCCAAGCTGTGCTCCAAGGCCAGAAAAATCTATGAGGAGTTCATCGCATCTGACGCACCAAGAGAGGTACATTTTCCGAGAATATTAAGAGCGCAgaaactcacactcacacatagATTTCATGGGAAAAGTCTAATGGTGAATCATTCCTCTGCCTATTTTCAGGTTAATCTTGATCATGAAACTAGAACCATCACCCTAAAGAATATGGAGAAGCCCACATTGTCCTGTTTCAACCTTGCCCAGAGCAAAATTTACGCCCTCATGGAGAAAGACTGCTACCCTCGTTTCCTCAAGTCAGCGGTCTACCAGGAACTCCTCACACAGCATGTGGGTTAAACTATCCATGGGAATGCGTCCCTGATAAACATGGCATTCGTGTGACGTGATGTTCGCTGAATGATCTGAAGCAGAGTCCTGAGGTTCAGGAGGACTGGACACGGACTCAAAGTCAGACTGGAAGGCCTCGAGCATTCGAGAACATTCATCCTATGAACACAGCATGGAGCACACAGAGATCAAGTTTGTAGCACTGGACAATAACTATGAAAGCGAGATGACTTTTGCACAATTATGTAAAGTGTGTATTTTGTATTGCCTATGAGTATTTATTGAAAGTTACACTGAAAATagtatttatatttgcatttatatttgagGAACAAATATGGGTTATTTATTGAACATTTgagtgaaaaacaaaataaaatgaatatttttacatACAAAGATTTGTCTTTTGCAATGCGTCTTTTTAGATATATAATCATCGACAGCAAAATTATTGAATTAAGGTGTTTAGAATACatgagttttattttgttttgttatataggTCCCATAGgttattattttcttttgctttgctttcatgattttttttttttatttattacatgttttaagtaaattttattttatttcatcacttttcttttttatatatttgtccatttattatatatgtatatatatatatatatatatatatatatatatatatatatatatatatatatatatatatttgttatgttATGTGCAACTAAAGGAAATGGATGTTGTAATGTAATAATACGTAAGAGACATCCTCCTTCTGCACTTCATCTTCCCACACATCCCACTCACAAGGGTTAATGGAGGCTCTTAGTCACCTCCAGCACACAAAGCCTGGTGCCTTTCTCAGTGAGTGTCATAAAAGACTAAAAATCTATtatattcacatacacacacataattagcTGCTGCCAACAGGATTATTCCATTTTTCCAGAATACACAGCCAAGCAGCTGTGTTTATTCCGGCAGAGCTTTGTGGTGATGAGGCTGGTCTCCATGGCAACAGCGTGGTCCACTCGTCTCACCTACTCCACACCTCTGCAGGAGCCCACTCTGACTCACTTTCTCTGAACCCCATTATGCTTCCCTTTAAGACTGTATTAACACTACCGTGTCCTTCTCAACATTAATATTTGAACAGAGGACAAATTAGACAGTTGTAGAACAGTCTTATGAAAATGTAccataatgttaatttttttttttttgaatactttttttaatttggaagagatatttttatacttttctgaGAATAAAATTGAATGCCTTAAAGAACCCAGAAACCAAAACACACTGCTCTTAAGAAATTAtaacttttactttttacttttgtaACATCAGAAGCTTTTTTATTCTCCAAATATCCACAAGACAAGACACGCAGAACCTGTTAAGAATGAACACCATTAAATCCAATCAGAATTAATTCAAGTGATATAAATACTTCTCATATTTGTAATTCCCTTTGTACCTGTCAATTTGTACCTAAATTGACACTACGagttttagacacacacacacacacacacacacacacacacacacacacatgtata of Carassius gibelio isolate Cgi1373 ecotype wild population from Czech Republic chromosome A2, carGib1.2-hapl.c, whole genome shotgun sequence contains these proteins:
- the LOC128023295 gene encoding regulator of G-protein signaling 5, translating into MLTRGAYWETSGPINMCRSLEHLPNTCLERAKELKARFGSFLLKQELNIMGHSHKTEKLMLEDRQNWSFHELLAHKEGQCAFTMFLSSEYSEENIAFYLACEDYRNTKSSSKLCSKARKIYEEFIASDAPREVNLDHETRTITLKNMEKPTLSCFNLAQSKIYALMEKDCYPRFLKSAVYQELLTQHVG